In Aliarcobacter faecis, a genomic segment contains:
- the rpsT gene encoding 30S ribosomal protein S20, with protein sequence MANHKSSEKRARQTLVKTIRNRFYKTRIKNITKDVLSAVESADKTKAVEAMKIANKYLHHCVSKGILAKGTASRRVSRLQLKVNAI encoded by the coding sequence ATGGCAAATCACAAATCTTCTGAGAAGAGAGCTAGACAAACATTAGTAAAAACTATAAGAAATAGATTTTACAAAACAAGAATTAAAAACATCACAAAAGATGTATTAAGTGCAGTTGAAAGTGCTGATAAAACAAAAGCTGTTGAAGCTATGAAAATTGCAAACAAATATCTACACCACTGCGTATCTAAAGGTATTTTAGCAAAAGGTACTGCTTCTAGAAGAGTAAGTAGATTACAATTAAAAGTTAATGCTATATAA
- the prfA gene encoding peptide chain release factor 1 has product MLKNKLQPFIARFEEITNLLMSPDITSDIKRMTSLSKEQSNIEPIVNKAKEYIKVLEDIEENKLILDDAELGDLAKEELKELEVKKPLLEDEIKFLMIPKDPNDDRNIYLELRAGTGGDEAALFVGDLFRGYLRYAENNDWKVEIMSSSDSEAGGYKEIVILVKGDHVYSKLKFEGGTHRVQRVPATESQGRVHTSAITVAVMPEVDDVEVEIDPNDLKIDVMRASGNGGQSVNTTDSAVRITHIPSGIVVTNQDQKSQHKNKDRAMKVLKAKLFEIEMEKKMEAEGANRKEQVGTGDRSGRIRTYNFPQNRISDHRINLTLYRLENILEDGLFDEVIDPLIADHQSRLIEANGL; this is encoded by the coding sequence ATGTTAAAAAATAAACTTCAACCATTCATTGCTAGATTTGAGGAGATTACAAATCTTTTAATGTCTCCTGATATTACTAGTGATATTAAAAGGATGACCTCTTTATCAAAAGAGCAATCAAATATAGAACCAATAGTAAATAAAGCAAAAGAGTATATAAAAGTTCTTGAAGATATAGAAGAGAACAAACTTATACTTGATGATGCTGAACTTGGTGATTTAGCTAAAGAAGAGCTAAAAGAGCTAGAAGTAAAAAAACCACTTTTAGAAGATGAGATAAAATTTCTTATGATTCCAAAAGATCCAAATGATGATAGAAATATCTATTTGGAACTAAGAGCTGGAACTGGTGGAGATGAAGCTGCTTTATTTGTTGGTGATTTATTTCGTGGTTACCTTAGATATGCTGAAAACAATGACTGGAAAGTTGAAATAATGAGTTCAAGTGATAGTGAAGCAGGTGGTTACAAAGAGATAGTAATCTTAGTAAAAGGTGACCATGTTTATTCAAAACTAAAATTTGAAGGTGGAACTCATAGAGTTCAAAGAGTTCCTGCAACAGAGTCTCAAGGAAGGGTTCATACATCAGCAATTACAGTTGCTGTAATGCCTGAAGTTGATGATGTTGAAGTTGAAATTGATCCAAATGATTTAAAAATAGATGTTATGAGAGCTAGTGGAAATGGTGGTCAATCTGTAAATACTACGGATTCTGCTGTAAGAATCACTCATATTCCATCAGGGATTGTTGTAACCAACCAAGACCAAAAATCTCAACACAAAAATAAAGATAGAGCTATGAAAGTTCTAAAAGCTAAACTTTTTGAAATTGAGATGGAAAAAAAGATGGAAGCTGAAGGTGCAAACCGAAAAGAGCAAGTTGGAACTGGAGATAGAAGTGGAAGAATAAGAACATATAATTTTCCACAAAACAGAATCAGTGATCACAGAATTAACTTAACTCTTTATAGACTTGAAAACATTTTAGAGGATGGCTTGTTTGATGAAGTAATTGATCCTCTTATTGCTGATCATCAATCAAGACTAATTGAAGCAAATGGGCTATAA
- a CDS encoding glyceraldehyde 3-phosphate dehydrogenase NAD-binding domain-containing protein, translated as MNLKVLINGAGRIGKAILKQLLENKDFEIVAINDINPYINNIVYSINYDSTYGKLEDKFRIVENSYIQNSKSKIKILNYSSLMDIDLKGIDIIIDASGKKEDIKSLEKLPLKAIFLTHPNKDAHINLILGVNENKLDINIHKVISTSSCNATSLLPALKLIDEKKEIIFGDIVTIHPLLNHQRVLDGNYVKSDTRDVDLNFEFGRSSTQNIIPSHTTTIKACSYVIEKFNSELISSNSLRVPTDTVGAINVTLFTKQASTKDEIKNLFIDFEKNQKFPIVLNNFEALVSSDFKKEKYTTIVDHRYLEVKNNMIKLLLWYDNEWGYASKVVEILKLFR; from the coding sequence ATGAATTTAAAAGTTTTAATAAATGGTGCAGGAAGAATAGGAAAGGCTATTTTAAAACAGCTTTTAGAAAATAAAGATTTTGAAATAGTTGCTATAAATGATATAAATCCATATATAAATAATATTGTTTATTCTATAAATTATGATTCAACTTATGGAAAACTTGAAGATAAATTTAGAATTGTTGAAAATAGCTATATCCAAAACTCTAAATCAAAAATAAAAATCTTAAATTATAGTTCTTTAATGGATATTGATTTAAAAGGTATTGATATTATCATTGATGCAAGTGGTAAAAAAGAGGATATAAAATCTTTAGAAAAACTTCCACTTAAAGCTATATTTTTAACTCATCCAAATAAAGATGCCCATATAAATCTGATTTTAGGTGTAAATGAAAATAAACTGGATATAAATATTCATAAAGTTATTTCTACTAGCTCTTGTAATGCTACTTCTTTACTTCCAGCTTTGAAACTTATAGATGAAAAAAAAGAGATAATTTTTGGAGATATAGTAACTATTCACCCTTTATTAAATCATCAAAGAGTTCTTGATGGTAATTATGTGAAAAGTGATACTAGAGATGTTGATTTAAATTTTGAATTTGGAAGATCATCTACTCAAAATATAATTCCTAGTCATACTACAACTATAAAAGCTTGTTCTTATGTAATAGAAAAGTTTAATAGTGAGCTTATATCTTCAAACTCTTTAAGAGTTCCAACAGATACAGTTGGAGCTATAAATGTAACACTTTTTACAAAACAAGCTTCAACAAAAGATGAAATAAAAAATCTTTTTATAGATTTTGAAAAAAATCAAAAATTTCCAATAGTTTTAAATAATTTTGAAGCCCTTGTTTCAAGTGATTTTAAAAAGGAAAAATATACAACAATAGTTGATCATAGATATTTAGAAGTTAAGAATAATATGATAAAGCTTCTTCTTTGGTATGATAATGAATGGGGATATGCTTCTAAAGTTGTTGAGATTTTAAAATTATTTAGATAG
- a CDS encoding pirin family protein: MIKKLPKESMGKSNLGWLESCFHFSFAEYRNPENIHFGVLRVLNDDIVHAKSGFDTHPHANMEIISYIVNGEITHKDSMGNSETLKRGEVQYLSAGDGIYHSERNEANEDLRLLQIWIFPPQKGLPRLYGSHKYKAEDRDNKFLNIVSSQNGTSPIKIYQDVNIYVSELDKPLEFEINENRQVYFVQIEGKANINGIVLEDGDAMELVDENKLIINPILKNHILFIEMKK, translated from the coding sequence ATGATAAAAAAGTTGCCAAAAGAGAGTATGGGAAAATCTAATCTTGGTTGGTTAGAGAGTTGTTTCCATTTTAGTTTTGCAGAGTATAGAAACCCTGAAAATATACATTTTGGAGTTTTAAGAGTTTTAAATGATGATATAGTTCATGCTAAAAGTGGTTTTGATACACATCCTCATGCTAATATGGAGATTATTTCGTATATAGTAAATGGAGAGATAACTCATAAAGACTCTATGGGAAATAGTGAAACTTTAAAAAGAGGAGAAGTTCAATATCTTAGTGCTGGAGATGGTATTTATCATAGTGAAAGAAATGAAGCCAATGAAGATTTAAGACTTCTTCAAATTTGGATTTTTCCACCACAAAAAGGACTCCCAAGACTTTATGGTTCTCATAAATATAAAGCCGAAGATAGAGATAATAAATTTTTAAATATTGTATCTTCTCAAAATGGAACTAGCCCTATAAAAATTTATCAAGATGTAAATATATATGTAAGTGAACTTGACAAGCCTTTAGAGTTTGAGATAAATGAGAATAGACAAGTTTATTTTGTACAAATAGAGGGTAAAGCAAATATAAATGGAATAGTTTTAGAAGATGGTGATGCTATGGAGCTAGTTGATGAAAATAAACTTATTATTAATCCTATTTTAAAAAACCATATTCTATTTATAGAAATGAAGAAATAA
- a CDS encoding DODA-type extradiol aromatic ring-opening family dioxygenase: MNPTLFISHGAPNIVLSDLNSKKNIQNISKTLDIPKYIIIVSAHYVTKNLKVINPNANSIMYDFYGFEEELYKVKYEIASNKDLTNNLIEKLRNENIDISIDENRNSFDHGVWSVLSLMYEKLEIPVLQLSIPISYSLSELINLGEKLKIFKEEALFIFSGGITHNLRDMSYNPEMKTYAKEFNEKIKDIIENGDKEKLINIDKDQNFYKNHPSTEHILPLFIAFGNAINKCGKSFNSEILYSNISMESFIFD, from the coding sequence ATGAACCCAACACTATTTATTTCACATGGAGCTCCAAATATAGTTCTTAGTGATCTAAATTCTAAAAAGAATATCCAAAATATTAGTAAAACTTTGGATATTCCAAAGTATATTATAATTGTATCTGCTCACTATGTAACTAAAAATTTAAAAGTAATAAATCCAAATGCAAATAGTATAATGTATGATTTTTATGGTTTTGAAGAAGAACTTTATAAAGTAAAGTATGAAATAGCAAGTAATAAAGATTTAACAAATAACTTAATAGAAAAATTAAGAAATGAGAATATTGATATAAGTATAGATGAAAATAGAAATAGTTTTGACCATGGTGTTTGGAGTGTTTTATCTTTGATGTATGAAAAACTTGAAATACCAGTACTACAACTAAGTATTCCTATATCTTATTCACTTTCTGAACTAATAAATCTAGGAGAAAAGTTAAAAATTTTTAAGGAAGAGGCTCTATTTATTTTTAGTGGAGGTATAACTCATAATTTAAGAGATATGAGTTATAACCCAGAGATGAAAACTTATGCAAAAGAGTTTAATGAAAAGATAAAAGATATTATAGAAAATGGTGATAAAGAGAAGCTAATAAATATAGATAAAGATCAGAATTTTTATAAGAATCACCCTTCAACAGAGCATATTTTACCTTTATTTATAGCTTTTGGAAATGCTATAAATAAATGTGGAAAATCATTTAATAGTGAAATATTATATTCAAATATTTCAATGGAGAGTTTTATTTTTGATTAG
- a CDS encoding YceI family protein encodes MKNLKLGLLSIALCSTLFAGEYKVDTSHSTAGFTVKHMMVSNVVGKIKDISGTFEYDEKANTLLKVEGELLVSSIDTADEKRDAHLKADDILDIAKFPKITFKSTKIEKDVVYGDLTIKGVTKNIKLNLENGGALGKKAGFTLTGKINRSEFGVTWNKVLETGGVAVSDEVRLNIDIEGNLAN; translated from the coding sequence ATGAAAAATTTAAAATTAGGCTTATTATCAATTGCACTTTGCTCAACACTTTTTGCAGGAGAGTATAAAGTTGATACATCACATTCAACTGCAGGATTTACTGTAAAACATATGATGGTTTCAAATGTTGTTGGAAAAATCAAAGATATTAGTGGAACTTTTGAGTATGATGAAAAAGCGAATACTTTACTAAAAGTTGAAGGAGAACTTCTTGTGTCTTCAATTGATACTGCTGATGAAAAAAGAGATGCTCATCTAAAAGCAGATGATATTTTAGATATTGCAAAGTTCCCAAAAATTACTTTTAAATCAACAAAAATTGAAAAAGATGTAGTTTATGGAGATTTAACAATAAAAGGTGTTACAAAAAATATTAAATTAAATCTTGAAAATGGAGGAGCTTTAGGTAAAAAAGCAGGATTTACATTAACTGGAAAAATCAATAGAAGTGAATTTGGTGTAACTTGGAATAAAGTTTTAGAAACAGGTGGAGTTGCTGTTAGTGATGAAGTAAGATTAAATATTGATATTGAAGGAAATTTAGCTAATTAA
- a CDS encoding MarR family winged helix-turn-helix transcriptional regulator, producing the protein MSFEEKRDSLKVKSYGTRVDKSMKTVVRLDRTFHLVNNLTENYLSKNNLTFNQFKVLEVLYHLGDLNIGSITKLTSSTPGNTTVVIKNLKRDNLITSIKDPKDTRASILSITEDGIAIIEKVFPKHAENLFDFMKILNDEELNTLYNLLNKIYNSNKKEEL; encoded by the coding sequence ATGAGCTTTGAAGAAAAAAGAGATTCATTAAAAGTAAAATCTTATGGTACAAGAGTAGATAAATCAATGAAAACTGTCGTTAGGTTAGATAGAACTTTTCATTTGGTAAATAATTTAACTGAGAACTATCTATCAAAAAATAATCTGACATTTAATCAATTTAAAGTATTAGAAGTTTTATATCATTTAGGTGATTTAAATATTGGTTCTATTACAAAGCTAACTTCAAGTACACCAGGAAATACTACAGTTGTTATAAAAAATCTAAAAAGAGATAATTTAATAACATCTATAAAAGATCCAAAGGATACTAGAGCTTCAATTTTATCAATTACAGAAGATGGAATAGCTATTATTGAAAAAGTATTTCCAAAACATGCCGAAAATCTTTTTGATTTTATGAAAATCTTAAATGATGAAGAACTTAATACTTTATATAATTTATTAAACAAAATATACAATTCAAATAAAAAGGAAGAATTATGA
- a CDS encoding YceI family protein — MKLIKLSFSTLALSTFLFASSYKIDSNSSTADFSIKYLKTQEIKGEFDNIIGEFSFDEKKSLLTSLKGEIELDSLSTSKDNLTTLISDKIFDIKKFPKMKFVATKIEQDRIFGDLTIRDVTKNIELDFENSGEFFGKIYLKLSGKIKRSYFDLTWDELLDIGSSVTDNDIFIEINLEANKEQKLNFTKIIEKTKK, encoded by the coding sequence ATGAAATTAATAAAATTATCTTTTTCAACACTAGCTCTTTCAACATTTTTATTTGCTAGCAGTTATAAAATTGATTCTAATAGCTCAACAGCTGATTTTTCTATAAAATATTTAAAAACTCAAGAGATAAAAGGGGAGTTTGATAATATAATTGGAGAATTTAGTTTTGATGAGAAGAAATCTCTCTTAACTTCACTAAAAGGAGAGATAGAGCTAGATTCTCTTAGTACATCAAAAGATAATTTAACTACTTTAATATCTGATAAAATATTTGATATAAAAAAGTTTCCAAAGATGAAATTTGTTGCAACAAAAATAGAACAAGATAGAATTTTTGGAGATTTGACTATTAGAGATGTTACAAAAAATATAGAACTTGATTTTGAAAATAGTGGAGAATTTTTTGGAAAAATCTATTTAAAATTAAGTGGAAAAATAAAAAGAAGCTATTTTGATTTAACTTGGGATGAATTACTAGATATTGGAAGTAGTGTAACAGATAATGATATATTTATTGAAATAAATTTAGAAGCAAATAAGGAACAAAAGCTTAATTTTACGAAGATTATTGAAAAAACAAAAAAATAG
- a CDS encoding pyridoxal-phosphate-dependent aminotransferase family protein: protein MLLTPGPTPVPEFARKAMSDITIHHRTKEFEAIFEKTRNLLLELYDMPEVLMLASSGTGAMEACVTNLTRKKALTINSGKFGERFGKICKAFNIDYVELKNEWDTPVSVEDIKNTIKNDSNIDAIFIQVCESAGGLRHNIEQIASVVKKLNPEIMVVADGITALGVEKIDTTNIDALITGSQKAFMLPPGLAMIGLSAKAVTKIEEKPTGYYFNLASEIKNQKKNTTAYTAATTLIIGLGAILEKFKDIGFGNLYKQTALRAKATQEALKAIGFKIYPKNPANAMTTVYTEQSNEIRKILKNRYNVDIAGGQDHLAGKIFRINHMGLIEDFEAAWAVNATELVLDELGIRTFDGTANRVFAQTFYKGN from the coding sequence ATGTTATTAACACCAGGTCCAACTCCTGTACCAGAATTTGCAAGAAAAGCGATGAGTGATATTACAATACACCATAGAACAAAAGAGTTTGAAGCTATTTTTGAAAAAACTAGAAATCTTTTACTTGAACTTTATGATATGCCAGAAGTTTTAATGCTAGCTTCTAGTGGAACAGGAGCTATGGAAGCTTGTGTTACAAACCTTACTAGAAAAAAAGCTCTTACAATTAACTCTGGAAAATTTGGAGAGAGATTTGGAAAAATCTGCAAAGCTTTTAATATAGATTATGTAGAGTTAAAAAATGAATGGGATACTCCTGTTAGTGTTGAAGATATTAAAAATACTATAAAAAATGATTCAAATATTGATGCTATTTTTATTCAAGTTTGTGAAAGTGCTGGTGGATTAAGACATAATATTGAGCAAATTGCTAGTGTAGTAAAAAAGCTAAATCCAGAGATTATGGTAGTTGCAGATGGAATAACTGCTTTGGGTGTAGAAAAAATTGATACTACAAATATAGATGCACTTATTACTGGAAGCCAAAAAGCATTTATGCTACCTCCTGGTCTAGCTATGATTGGTTTATCTGCAAAAGCAGTTACAAAAATAGAAGAAAAGCCAACGGGTTACTACTTCAATCTTGCTAGTGAAATAAAAAACCAAAAGAAAAATACAACTGCTTATACAGCAGCTACAACTTTAATTATTGGTTTAGGTGCAATATTAGAAAAGTTTAAAGATATTGGATTTGGAAATTTATATAAACAAACTGCTTTAAGAGCAAAAGCTACACAAGAAGCTTTAAAAGCTATTGGATTTAAAATTTATCCAAAAAATCCAGCAAATGCTATGACAACTGTTTATACAGAACAATCAAATGAGATTAGAAAAATTCTAAAAAACAGATACAATGTTGATATTGCTGGTGGACAAGACCATTTAGCTGGAAAGATTTTTAGAATAAACCATATGGGATTGATTGAAGATTTTGAAGCTGCTTGGGCAGTTAATGCAACAGAACTTGTACTAGATGAGTTAGGAATTAGAACATTTGATGGAACTGCAAACAGAGTTTTTGCACAAACATTTTATAAAGGAAATTAA